The Mycolicibacterium boenickei genome has a segment encoding these proteins:
- a CDS encoding DeoR/GlpR family DNA-binding transcription regulator — protein sequence MAPGLNAHARRAAIAARINADREVDFTTLADEFDVSAMTIRRDIERLEDQGIARRVLGGAIAFGGKSTEPSFAARAADAADEKLHIARAVADLLTPSETVILDSGSTVLAVARAIKGRNLGLTVITPSVLVAVELADEPDTTILLTGGKVRPGELSLIGAEAEDFYLRYNCDTYVMGIAGVDGKRGASEYHREEGNVKQAAMRAADRVIVAADATKLGRVQLINVAPVSAISILVTDGLPAHPAVEALRSAGVSVVCVNAERSTPGR from the coding sequence ATGGCCCCAGGCTTGAACGCCCACGCGCGGCGAGCAGCGATCGCCGCGCGGATCAACGCCGACCGCGAGGTCGACTTCACCACCCTGGCCGACGAATTCGACGTCTCGGCCATGACCATCCGCCGCGATATCGAGCGGTTGGAGGATCAGGGCATCGCCCGCCGGGTCCTCGGCGGCGCGATCGCGTTCGGCGGCAAGTCGACCGAGCCGTCTTTCGCCGCCCGGGCCGCCGATGCCGCCGACGAGAAACTGCACATCGCCCGCGCGGTCGCCGACCTGCTGACCCCGAGCGAAACCGTGATCCTGGACAGCGGCAGCACGGTGCTGGCCGTCGCCCGCGCCATCAAAGGGCGCAATCTCGGGCTCACGGTGATCACCCCCAGTGTGCTGGTGGCGGTCGAACTCGCCGACGAACCCGACACCACGATCCTGCTCACCGGCGGCAAGGTCCGTCCCGGTGAGCTGAGCCTGATCGGCGCCGAGGCCGAGGATTTCTACCTGCGCTACAACTGCGACACCTACGTCATGGGGATCGCCGGGGTCGACGGCAAGCGCGGGGCTTCGGAGTATCACCGCGAAGAAGGCAACGTGAAGCAGGCGGCCATGCGGGCCGCCGACCGGGTGATCGTGGCGGCCGACGCCACCAAGCTGGGCCGGGTGCAGCTGATCAATGTCGCACCCGTGTCGGCCATCTCGATCCTGGTGACCGACGGCCTGCCGGCCCATCCCGCGGTGGAGGCCTTGCGTTCGGCCGGCGTCTCGGTGGTGTGCGTCAACGCCGAACGGTCAACCCCAGGCCGCTGA
- a CDS encoding SDR family NAD(P)-dependent oxidoreductase produces MTSPDSTTTTADTTQTAVVTGAGSGIGRAIATTLAQRGWRVVVTDIDAAAAEQTRDGLAGTGHEAARLDVTDAAGAGRLADDVADRTGLHAWVSNAGISAMASFVDVSAEQLDRSLDINLKGVFLCGQAAARAMIRTKVRGTIVNTASMAAKQGRVPFLSDYVASKFGVLGLTQAMAYELAAHGITVNSVCPGFVATPMQSRELEWEAHLTGSTPDGVRQSWIDATPLGRLQTPDDVARAVAFLVSEDARFITGEALSVNGGAYMD; encoded by the coding sequence ATGACCTCCCCTGACAGCACCACCACCACGGCCGACACCACCCAGACCGCCGTCGTCACCGGTGCCGGATCAGGCATCGGCCGGGCAATCGCGACCACCTTGGCTCAGCGCGGCTGGCGCGTGGTGGTCACCGATATCGATGCGGCCGCTGCCGAACAAACCCGCGACGGGTTGGCCGGAACCGGTCACGAGGCCGCCCGGCTCGATGTCACCGACGCGGCAGGCGCCGGCCGGCTCGCCGACGATGTGGCCGACCGAACGGGGCTGCACGCCTGGGTGAGCAACGCCGGCATCTCGGCCATGGCCAGCTTCGTCGACGTCTCCGCAGAGCAACTCGATCGCAGCCTCGACATCAACCTCAAGGGTGTCTTCCTGTGCGGGCAGGCCGCGGCCCGCGCCATGATCCGCACCAAGGTGCGCGGCACGATCGTCAACACCGCGTCGATGGCGGCCAAGCAGGGCCGGGTGCCGTTCCTGTCGGATTACGTCGCCTCCAAGTTCGGCGTCCTCGGACTCACACAGGCGATGGCCTATGAGCTGGCCGCCCACGGCATCACGGTCAACAGTGTGTGCCCCGGCTTCGTCGCCACCCCGATGCAGTCCCGAGAACTCGAGTGGGAGGCCCACCTCACGGGCTCCACTCCCGACGGCGTGCGCCAGTCCTGGATCGACGCCACCCCTCTGGGTCGGTTGCAGACCCCCGATGACGTCGCCCGCGCGGTGGCGTTCCTGGTCTCCGAGGATGCCCGGTTCATCACCGGAGAAGCACTGTCCGTCAACGGCGGTGCCTACATGGATTGA
- a CDS encoding COX15/CtaA family protein produces the protein MPVGTAFQRLVDLLPMPSLRVQRLVAFLVILTQGGISVTGAIVRVTASGLGCPTWPQCFPGSFTPVPHAEVAVVHQVVEFGNRMITFLVVLTAIAAVLAVTRARRRREVLIYAWLMPASTVVQAVIGGITVRTGLLWWTVAIHLLASMAMVWLSVLLFVKIGQPDNGAPTATAPKPLRQLTALSGVILAAVLVTGTLVTGAGPHAGDKSLDRVVPRLEVEITTLVHMHSSLLVAYLSLIVALGFGLTAVRAPRPVMIRLAVLVALVCAQGLVGIVQFYTGVPAVLVAVHVAGAATCTAATAALWASMRERVPAPGGQTADVTV, from the coding sequence GTGCCCGTCGGAACAGCTTTCCAGCGACTGGTCGATCTGCTGCCCATGCCGAGCCTGCGGGTCCAGCGCCTGGTCGCGTTCCTGGTGATCCTCACCCAGGGCGGCATCTCGGTCACCGGAGCGATCGTCCGTGTCACCGCGTCCGGTCTGGGCTGCCCCACGTGGCCCCAGTGCTTCCCCGGCAGCTTCACGCCCGTCCCGCACGCGGAAGTCGCCGTCGTGCACCAGGTGGTCGAGTTCGGCAACCGGATGATCACCTTCCTGGTGGTGCTGACCGCCATCGCCGCCGTCCTGGCCGTGACCCGGGCCCGTCGCCGCCGCGAGGTGCTGATCTATGCCTGGCTCATGCCGGCGTCCACCGTGGTCCAGGCCGTCATCGGCGGCATCACGGTACGGACCGGCCTGCTGTGGTGGACCGTGGCCATCCACCTGCTCGCCTCCATGGCGATGGTGTGGCTCTCAGTGTTGCTGTTCGTCAAGATCGGTCAGCCGGACAACGGCGCGCCCACGGCCACGGCTCCGAAACCGTTGCGGCAGTTGACCGCCCTGAGCGGCGTCATCCTGGCCGCGGTCCTGGTGACCGGCACGCTGGTGACCGGCGCAGGCCCTCATGCCGGGGACAAGAGCCTCGATCGCGTGGTGCCACGACTAGAGGTCGAGATCACCACGCTGGTGCACATGCATTCGTCGCTGCTGGTGGCCTACCTGTCCCTGATCGTCGCACTGGGATTCGGCCTCACCGCAGTGCGTGCCCCCCGCCCGGTCATGATCCGGCTCGCCGTCCTGGTGGCGCTGGTGTGCGCACAGGGGCTCGTCGGGATCGTGCAGTTCTACACCGGCGTTCCCGCTGTCCTGGTCGCCGTGCACGTCGCCGGCGCGGCCACCTGCACCGCGGCCACCGCGGCGCTGTGGGCCTCGATGCGCGAACGGGTTCCGGCACCCGGCGGTCAGACCGCCGACGTCACCGTCTGA
- a CDS encoding carbohydrate ABC transporter permease — MKFKYGMLMPLLALFAVAVGFPLCYAAYLSLTNYKLTDRKQPGFVGVANFTNALTNSAFWEAFATTAVYVVIAVTAELVIGFALALALHQQRWAKDLSRAIVLAPMFITPIAVGLIFRFLLNDQIGAVPALLHAVGADYDFFGAGRALFTLAFIDVWQWTPFMVLLILAGLESMPKQPMEAARVDGAGPVYRLRRVLIPMLAPVLTVAVLLRGLDALRVFEYVYATTRGGPGTETQTLQYYMYLEGIQFFRLAQASAMAFIVLVVVLVVIVMAFRTMERSRDSERNTVG; from the coding sequence ATGAAGTTCAAATACGGCATGCTCATGCCGCTGCTCGCCCTGTTCGCTGTGGCCGTCGGATTCCCGCTCTGCTATGCGGCCTACCTGTCTCTGACGAACTACAAGCTGACCGACCGCAAGCAACCCGGCTTCGTCGGCGTGGCGAATTTCACCAACGCCCTGACGAACTCGGCATTCTGGGAAGCCTTCGCCACCACCGCTGTCTATGTGGTGATCGCGGTGACCGCGGAGTTGGTGATCGGCTTCGCGCTGGCCCTGGCGCTGCATCAGCAGCGTTGGGCCAAGGACCTGTCCCGCGCCATCGTGCTCGCGCCGATGTTCATCACCCCGATCGCGGTCGGGCTGATCTTCCGGTTCCTGCTCAACGATCAGATCGGTGCGGTGCCGGCGCTGTTGCACGCGGTAGGAGCCGATTACGACTTCTTCGGCGCAGGCCGGGCGTTGTTCACGCTGGCATTCATCGACGTCTGGCAGTGGACCCCGTTCATGGTGCTGCTCATCCTGGCCGGCCTGGAATCGATGCCCAAACAACCCATGGAGGCCGCCCGGGTCGACGGCGCCGGGCCGGTCTACCGGCTGCGCCGGGTGCTGATCCCGATGCTCGCCCCGGTGCTCACCGTGGCGGTGCTGCTCCGGGGCCTGGACGCGCTCCGAGTCTTCGAATACGTCTATGCCACCACCCGCGGCGGCCCGGGCACCGAGACCCAAACCCTGCAGTACTACATGTATCTCGAAGGCATCCAGTTCTTCCGGCTGGCGCAGGCCAGTGCCATGGCCTTCATCGTGCTGGTGGTGGTTCTGGTGGTCATCGTGATGGCATTCCGCACCATGGAACGCAGCCGGGACTCGGAAAGGAACACCGTCGGATGA
- a CDS encoding BtpA/SgcQ family protein produces the protein MNSWLDNVFAVRKPVIAMLHLAALPGDPGFDSAAGIRAVVDRARGELAELQEGGVDGVMISNEFSLPYLTKTEPITAITMARIIGELLPDFTVPYGVNVLWDGRASIDLAVATGARWVREIFTGVYASDFGLWNTNVGEVARHRHRIGGDGVKLLFNIVPESAVYLAERDLASVTATTVFATKPDGICVSGLTAGAATDAQALQVVKNNAGAVPVFVNTGVRAHNAADQLSIADGAIVGTYFKEDGVFENRAVASRVAELMGAVKEFRKTL, from the coding sequence ATGAACAGCTGGCTCGACAACGTATTTGCCGTGCGAAAGCCCGTGATCGCGATGCTGCATCTGGCGGCACTGCCGGGAGATCCGGGGTTCGACTCGGCAGCGGGTATCCGCGCGGTCGTGGACCGGGCCCGCGGTGAACTGGCCGAACTGCAAGAGGGCGGCGTCGACGGGGTGATGATCTCCAACGAGTTCAGCCTGCCGTACCTGACCAAGACCGAGCCGATCACCGCGATCACGATGGCCCGGATCATCGGTGAACTGCTGCCCGACTTCACGGTGCCCTACGGCGTGAACGTGTTGTGGGACGGCCGTGCCTCCATCGACCTGGCCGTGGCGACCGGGGCGCGGTGGGTCCGCGAGATCTTCACCGGCGTCTACGCCAGCGACTTCGGGCTGTGGAACACGAACGTCGGTGAGGTCGCCCGGCACCGGCACCGGATCGGCGGCGACGGGGTCAAACTGCTGTTCAACATCGTCCCGGAATCGGCGGTCTACCTGGCCGAGCGCGATCTCGCCTCGGTCACCGCCACCACAGTGTTCGCCACAAAGCCCGATGGCATCTGCGTGTCCGGCCTGACCGCGGGTGCGGCCACCGATGCCCAGGCTCTGCAGGTGGTCAAGAACAACGCGGGCGCCGTACCGGTGTTCGTCAACACCGGGGTTCGCGCCCACAACGCGGCCGATCAGCTGTCGATCGCCGACGGCGCCATCGTCGGTACCTACTTCAAGGAGGACGGGGTGTTCGAGAACCGCGCCGTAGCCTCTCGGGTCGCCGAATTGATGGGCGCCGTCAAGGAATTCCGCAAAACCCTATGA
- a CDS encoding FGGY-family carbohydrate kinase, protein MPEFTIGIDIGTTGTKTVLVDVGRARIVAQATGEARLYSDAPGQAEADPAQWLGNVHAGIRAVLAESGVAPEQIGALSTTGMVPAVLPVDGAGTPVRRAMLQNDARATAEIAELKNVVDEDAVLRATGSAVTQQSVGPTALWLQRNEPETWRATTYLVGSYDWVLMALGAPPHVELNWAIESGLGTVDGQRFEPMYAAAGLAAELVPTVLSPGAQAGDLSAAAAASTGLPVGLPLIVGGADHVLSAYAAGINAEGDWLVKLGGAGDILAAADHPVIDARLYLDAHPVPGRWLPNGCMATSGSLIRWFQTLSGGIDLVALDDEADARRPAEILCLPYFLGEKSPLHDPDLRGAFVGLDLAHTRADMYRSVLEAIAYGFKHHTEVFASMGVPLRRALVTNGGSRSVLWKQILADVLGTPLSPIVGHPGASLGAAVIAAVGTGLLPSWDSTEAFQTVGEPVIPDPKHVDRYAESYAQWRELGDVLTPVSHRIARKARS, encoded by the coding sequence ATGCCGGAGTTCACGATCGGCATCGACATAGGCACCACGGGCACCAAGACGGTGCTCGTCGATGTCGGCCGAGCACGCATCGTCGCTCAAGCCACCGGTGAGGCGCGGTTGTATTCCGATGCGCCCGGGCAGGCCGAGGCCGACCCCGCGCAATGGCTGGGCAATGTGCACGCCGGCATTCGCGCGGTGCTGGCGGAATCCGGTGTGGCGCCCGAGCAGATCGGCGCGTTGTCGACCACCGGCATGGTCCCGGCGGTCCTACCGGTCGACGGCGCCGGCACCCCGGTACGCCGCGCGATGCTGCAGAACGATGCCCGGGCCACCGCCGAGATCGCCGAACTCAAGAACGTCGTCGACGAGGACGCCGTGCTGCGCGCCACCGGCTCGGCGGTCACCCAGCAATCGGTGGGACCGACCGCGCTGTGGCTACAACGAAACGAGCCCGAGACCTGGCGTGCCACAACATATCTGGTCGGCTCGTACGACTGGGTGTTGATGGCCCTCGGCGCACCCCCGCACGTCGAGCTGAACTGGGCCATCGAATCGGGCTTGGGCACCGTCGACGGGCAGCGCTTCGAGCCGATGTACGCCGCAGCCGGCCTGGCCGCGGAGCTGGTGCCGACCGTGCTCTCCCCCGGTGCCCAGGCAGGCGACCTCAGCGCCGCCGCCGCAGCCTCCACCGGACTGCCGGTCGGCCTACCACTGATCGTCGGCGGCGCCGACCATGTGCTGTCGGCCTACGCCGCCGGGATCAACGCCGAGGGCGATTGGCTGGTCAAACTCGGTGGCGCCGGGGACATCTTGGCCGCAGCCGACCACCCGGTGATCGATGCCCGGCTCTATCTCGACGCCCATCCGGTGCCGGGTCGCTGGCTGCCCAACGGCTGCATGGCCACCAGCGGCAGCCTGATCCGGTGGTTCCAAACCTTGTCCGGCGGCATCGACCTGGTCGCACTCGACGACGAAGCCGATGCCCGCCGGCCAGCCGAGATCCTCTGTCTGCCCTATTTTCTCGGCGAGAAGAGTCCCCTACACGATCCTGATCTGCGCGGCGCGTTCGTAGGACTCGACCTGGCCCATACCCGCGCCGACATGTACCGCTCGGTCCTCGAGGCCATCGCCTATGGCTTCAAGCACCACACCGAGGTCTTCGCCTCGATGGGAGTGCCGCTTCGGCGCGCCCTGGTCACCAATGGCGGCAGCCGATCGGTGCTGTGGAAGCAGATCCTGGCCGATGTCCTCGGCACCCCGCTGTCCCCGATCGTCGGGCATCCGGGTGCGTCCCTGGGTGCCGCGGTGATCGCCGCCGTGGGCACCGGCCTACTTCCCAGCTGGGACAGCACCGAGGCGTTCCAGACCGTCGGCGAACCCGTGATTCCCGATCCGAAGCACGTCGACCGCTACGCGGAGTCGTACGCCCAATGGCGCGAACTCGGCGACGTGCTCACCCCCGTTTCTCATCGCATCGCCAGAAAGGCCCGGTCATGA
- a CDS encoding carbohydrate ABC transporter permease, producing MSRPRWLETLRLAVLTAAFLFVLFPIIWVALASFKTPEQMSEPFLIAFSPTLTNWHAVLESGVFAAAGRSALVGVVTVSISLVVGSMGAYVIAKYRAGGSLTRFGMLAAQVVPPAVMVFPFLTMAHALRLTDTLAPVIFAHLSFVLPLVTWFLIGFFEAVPASLEEQARVDGFTRWQAFRMVVLPQVYPGIGAAGIFGFTLSWNDLFYGLILAPGNAAILPVAIANFNTFRGVQIGTMSAAIMIAIVPVVVASFFIQRRLVQGISGGAVKY from the coding sequence ATGAGCCGCCCCCGCTGGCTGGAGACCCTGCGCCTCGCCGTACTGACCGCGGCGTTCCTGTTCGTCCTGTTCCCCATCATCTGGGTGGCGCTGGCGAGTTTCAAGACGCCCGAACAGATGTCGGAGCCGTTCCTGATCGCGTTCTCCCCCACGCTGACCAATTGGCATGCCGTGCTGGAATCAGGTGTCTTCGCCGCCGCGGGCCGCAGCGCGCTGGTCGGCGTCGTCACGGTGTCCATCAGCCTGGTGGTCGGCAGCATGGGTGCCTACGTCATCGCCAAGTACCGGGCCGGCGGATCGCTGACCCGGTTCGGCATGCTGGCCGCCCAGGTGGTTCCGCCTGCGGTCATGGTGTTCCCGTTCCTGACCATGGCCCATGCGCTGCGGTTGACCGACACCCTGGCGCCGGTGATCTTCGCGCACCTGTCGTTCGTCCTTCCGCTGGTGACCTGGTTCCTGATCGGTTTCTTCGAGGCGGTGCCCGCATCGCTGGAGGAACAGGCCCGAGTCGACGGCTTCACCCGCTGGCAGGCGTTCCGAATGGTGGTGCTGCCCCAGGTGTATCCGGGGATCGGGGCCGCAGGCATCTTCGGGTTCACCCTGTCCTGGAACGACCTGTTCTACGGGCTCATCCTGGCGCCCGGCAATGCGGCGATCCTGCCGGTGGCGATCGCGAACTTCAACACCTTCCGCGGTGTGCAGATCGGCACCATGAGCGCCGCGATCATGATCGCGATCGTGCCGGTCGTGGTCGCCAGCTTCTTCATCCAGCGACGCCTGGTCCAGGGGATCAGCGGCGGCGCGGTCAAGTACTAG
- a CDS encoding inositol monophosphatase family protein, with the protein MSEQLRLLAVRAAQHGAAVCLRQWGHSVEVATKSAAGDVVTAVDRAAEETVRAVLLGARPADGVLGEELPEHAGAGPVQWVVDPLDGTTNYTRRIPFFGTSVAARSTLDGSWLAGAVCAPALGTTWSAAKGLGAQVDSGAGVVRLPLALMETSVRLVGTGLSYDPERRRRQLRELPDVVTGYTDMRRLGAAAVDLCLVAQGSLDAFVEDDLAVHDWAAGALIAEEAGAQVSRPEGRHTALSAAWG; encoded by the coding sequence ATGAGTGAACAGCTGCGCCTGCTGGCGGTGCGGGCCGCCCAGCACGGGGCCGCGGTGTGCCTGCGGCAGTGGGGGCACTCCGTCGAGGTGGCCACCAAGAGTGCGGCAGGCGATGTGGTGACCGCCGTGGACCGGGCCGCCGAAGAGACGGTGCGCGCGGTGCTGTTGGGCGCCAGGCCCGCGGACGGCGTGCTCGGCGAGGAGCTGCCCGAGCACGCCGGTGCTGGGCCGGTGCAGTGGGTTGTCGATCCGCTCGACGGCACCACCAACTACACCCGGCGCATCCCGTTCTTCGGCACCTCGGTGGCGGCTCGCTCGACGCTCGACGGAAGCTGGCTGGCCGGGGCGGTCTGCGCGCCGGCACTCGGCACCACCTGGAGTGCGGCGAAAGGCCTTGGTGCTCAGGTGGACTCGGGGGCGGGTGTGGTACGACTGCCACTCGCGCTGATGGAAACCTCGGTCCGGTTGGTGGGCACCGGGCTGTCCTACGATCCTGAGCGCCGGCGCAGACAGCTGCGCGAACTCCCCGATGTGGTGACCGGTTACACCGACATGCGCCGGTTGGGCGCGGCCGCGGTCGATCTGTGTCTGGTGGCCCAGGGCAGCCTGGATGCGTTCGTCGAGGATGATCTCGCGGTGCACGACTGGGCGGCCGGTGCGCTGATCGCCGAAGAGGCCGGCGCTCAGGTGTCCCGTCCCGAGGGCCGCCACACGGCGCTGTCAGCGGCCTGGGGTTGA
- a CDS encoding ABC transporter substrate-binding protein, with protein MKIPMLSRRAARPASAKTFRWLPAMIAAAGLTLSGCAGSGGSGEQSSSGIGDVPTDTSATVRVLMENVPDTDIVKNLVGQFNQKYPGIKVQIETMTFDQMRDRLVSSFQASQPAYDLIVVDNPWMDDFAAAGFLEPLNDRIASTTGYQPDDFFPSLKAITDVEGTTYGVPFYNYALGYIYNTGDLASAGVSVPSDLDSLVATSKKLKTADRAGIAMQPQRGYKIFEEWANWLFAAGGSIYGADGKPTLDTEQAARALNAYIDTYRTAAPANSLAWGFDEAFRSVSSGKAASMVAYNWNLPALNDPAGASGPRAGQFALAPIPGGKSALGLWSWAIPANSGAADAAWAFASWVTSPEVDAQRVAEGGAVIRQSSLTNPKVLADKYGADYYKTVGQILANASPLSQGKGGEEMIQAVGTELNDAAAGNKSVTDALRDAQAAAERIQQ; from the coding sequence ATGAAAATTCCGATGTTGAGCCGGCGCGCGGCTCGGCCGGCCTCCGCCAAGACATTTCGGTGGTTGCCCGCGATGATCGCTGCCGCCGGTCTGACTTTGTCCGGCTGTGCCGGCAGCGGCGGCTCGGGTGAGCAGAGCTCCTCCGGCATCGGTGACGTGCCGACCGACACCAGCGCCACCGTCCGGGTGCTGATGGAGAACGTCCCGGACACCGACATCGTGAAAAACCTCGTCGGGCAGTTCAATCAGAAGTATCCCGGCATCAAGGTCCAAATCGAGACCATGACCTTCGACCAGATGCGCGACCGGCTGGTCTCCTCGTTCCAGGCTTCCCAGCCGGCCTATGACCTGATCGTGGTCGACAACCCGTGGATGGACGATTTCGCCGCCGCCGGATTCCTGGAGCCGCTCAACGACCGCATCGCTTCGACCACCGGCTATCAGCCCGACGATTTCTTCCCCTCGCTGAAGGCGATCACCGATGTCGAGGGCACCACCTATGGGGTCCCGTTCTACAACTACGCGCTCGGCTACATCTACAACACCGGTGATCTCGCGTCGGCCGGAGTATCCGTTCCCAGCGATCTCGACAGCCTGGTCGCCACATCGAAGAAGCTGAAGACCGCCGACCGGGCCGGCATCGCGATGCAGCCCCAGCGCGGTTACAAGATCTTCGAAGAGTGGGCCAACTGGTTGTTCGCCGCCGGCGGGTCGATCTACGGTGCCGACGGTAAGCCCACGCTGGACACCGAGCAGGCCGCGCGCGCACTCAACGCCTATATCGACACCTATCGCACCGCGGCCCCGGCCAACAGCCTGGCCTGGGGCTTCGACGAAGCCTTCCGCTCGGTCTCCAGCGGCAAAGCGGCCTCGATGGTCGCCTACAACTGGAACCTGCCCGCCCTCAACGACCCGGCGGGGGCGTCCGGACCGCGTGCCGGCCAGTTCGCCCTGGCGCCGATCCCTGGCGGCAAATCCGCTCTGGGACTGTGGAGTTGGGCGATTCCGGCCAACTCCGGTGCTGCTGACGCCGCCTGGGCGTTCGCCTCCTGGGTGACCTCGCCCGAGGTCGACGCGCAACGGGTCGCCGAAGGCGGTGCCGTGATCCGGCAGAGCTCGCTGACCAATCCGAAGGTGCTCGCCGACAAGTACGGCGCCGATTACTACAAAACGGTCGGTCAGATCCTGGCCAACGCGTCGCCGCTGTCCCAGGGCAAGGGCGGTGAGGAGATGATCCAGGCGGTCGGTACCGAGCTCAACGATGCCGCGGCAGGCAACAAGAGCGTCACCGACGCGCTGCGCGACGCGCAGGCCGCCGCGGAGCGGATCCAGCAGTGA